In the genome of Microcoleus vaginatus PCC 9802, the window GGGGCTTTGGCTGCGGCTCGCAGGAAAAAAAAGCGAGGGCAGTAACAAAAAAAATGACTCTTAACCAGCCCCATACAAATCTAAATAGTGCGTCTGTTCAGTGGTACTCTGAGAAATAGCATTTCTAAATGTTAAGACTTTTTCCATAACGGGAAAAATAGCATCCTAACAAAGGCACTATTCATGGTATCCACCGCAGAAAAAACGAACGTAGGCTACATCACCCAAATCATCGGGCCAGTTGTAGACGTAAAATTCCCAGGCGGCAAACTGCCCCAAATCTATAACGCTCTCACAATTTCCGGCAAAAACGAAGCAGGTCAAGACGTTGCTGTTACCTGCGAAGTTCAACAACTGCTCGGAGACAGCCAAGTGCGCGCCGTTTCCATGAGTACCACCGACGGCTTGGTGCGTGGCATGGAAGTAGTAGATACCGGGGAAGCAATCCAAGTTCCCGTCGGAATCCCAACTCTCGGCCGGATTTTTAACGTCATCGGTCAACCCGTAGACAACCTCGGCCCGGTCAATACTTCCGAAAGTATGCCCATCCACCGCAACCCGCCGGCTTTCACCGAACTGGAAACCAAGCCTTCGGTGTTTGAAACCGGGATCAAGGTGATTGACCTGCTGGCGCCCTACCGTCGCGGTGGCAAAATCGGTTTGTTCGGCGGCGCAGGCGTCGGCAAAACCGTGATTATGATGGAACTCGTGAACAACATCGCCAAGGCTCACGGTGGCGTGTCCGTGTTCGGTGGTGTGGGCGAGCGTACCCGCGAAGGTAATGACCTCTACAAAGAAATGATCGAGTCGGGGGTTATTGACGAAGAAGACCGCAGCAAGTCGAAAATTGCTCTGGTTTACGGTCAAATGAACGAGCCGCCTGGTGCTCGGATGCGCGTGGGCTTGTCGGCTCTGGCGATGGCCGAATACTTCCGTGATGTCAGCAAGCAAGACGTGCTGCTGTTCATTGACAATATCTTCCGGTTTGTGCAAGCGGGTTCTGAGGTATCGGCTCTGTTGGGTCGGATGCCTTCGGCTGTGGGATATCAGCCGACTCTCGGTACAGACATGGGCGACTTGCAAGAACGGATTACTTCGACTACCGAAGGTTCGATTACTTCGGTTCAAGCTGTGTACGTACCTGCGGATGACTTGACTGACCCCGCACCGGCTACGACTTTTGCTCACTTGGACGCTACAA includes:
- the atpD gene encoding F0F1 ATP synthase subunit beta, which translates into the protein MVSTAEKTNVGYITQIIGPVVDVKFPGGKLPQIYNALTISGKNEAGQDVAVTCEVQQLLGDSQVRAVSMSTTDGLVRGMEVVDTGEAIQVPVGIPTLGRIFNVIGQPVDNLGPVNTSESMPIHRNPPAFTELETKPSVFETGIKVIDLLAPYRRGGKIGLFGGAGVGKTVIMMELVNNIAKAHGGVSVFGGVGERTREGNDLYKEMIESGVIDEEDRSKSKIALVYGQMNEPPGARMRVGLSALAMAEYFRDVSKQDVLLFIDNIFRFVQAGSEVSALLGRMPSAVGYQPTLGTDMGDLQERITSTTEGSITSVQAVYVPADDLTDPAPATTFAHLDATTVLSRGLAAKGIYPAVDPLDSTSTMLQVSVVGEEHYGVARQVQSTLQRYKELQDIIAILGLDELSEDDRLTVSRARKIERFLSQPFFVAEVFTGSPGKYVKLADTIKGFQMILAGELDELPEQAFYLVGDINEAIAKAEKMKADAK